The DNA sequence GCCTGCATGGAATCGGAATGGTCGGAGTTGTAAAGATTAAACTGTATAAAATCCTCGTAGCTGTTGCGGTAATGGAAGGTCATAGGTGTGTGCTCCTTTACTATCTGCTTTTGCCCGTGGCCGTAGGCCGGGCATAAGAATAGGACGTATAATAAGCGCTTTGCGACTATTATACCATAAAAGCGAAGCGTTAGGGTATAAGTGCGCAAGGCTTTGCAAAATTGATTTTTTTGACTTCCGCACTCATGCCGTGCGGCTGGCACATACTTTTAGGCGCTTGCATTTTCTGCGGAAAATGCGCAGGTGTCATTCGCAAGCTCAAGCCACAAAGCGCCTCATGGGGGAACTAGTTCCCCCATGAACCCCCTCCAGCCTCCGGCAGGGAAAAGGGGTAGCTTTTTTTACCCTTGGTTCTGCCATTGTGTGCAAAGGGAATGATTTTAATCAGCCTAAGCTCGAAGAAAGTGACGAAGTCCCTCGGACGAAAGAGGCGAAGCCTCAAAAAGAAAGGTATCGAAGAAAAAAGCCCCCCTTACATCAGGCAGAGATATGCCTTGAAGGAAGGGGGGGAACTAAACCTACATCGATTTTTTTTTGCAACCTTTTTTCTTTTTTAAAAAGAAAGGTTGTTATTCATCTTCAAACAGCTTTTTGGCTTCCTCGATCACATTTTCTTCCAGATTGGCGGGGAGCTGTTCATAGCGCTCAAACTGAAGGGTAAAGAAGCCACGGCCCTGTGTGATGGAACGAAGCACAGTGGTGAAATCGTACATTTCGCTCATAGGAACCTCGCCCTCGATTTCCTGCAAGCCATCGTCGGTGGGATGCATTCCCAGCACCCGCCCACGGCGCTTGTTCAGATCGCCCATAATATCACCGGTAGCGGAATCCGGCACATAAACCTTAAGATTCCCAATGGGTTCCAGTATAACGGGAGAGGCCTGGGGAATACCCGCTCTGTAAGCCAAAGAAGCGGCCATTTTAAAGGCCATTTCGGAGGAATCCACCGGGTGGTAGGAGCCATCCAGCAGAGTGGCCTTGAGGCCCACCACAGGGTAGCCGGCGATCATGCCTTTTTTGATGCAATCCTGCAAGCCTTTTTCCACCGCCGGGAAGAAGTTGCGGGGAACCGAGCCGCCGAATACATTTTCTTCAAAAGTCAGGCCTTCGCCGTCACAGGGCTCAAATTCAATCCAAACATGCCCAAACTGGCCGTGGCCGCCGGTTTGCTTCTTGTGCTTGCCTTCCACCTTAACCTTCTTGCGGATGGTCTCACGATAAGGCACACGAGGCTGTACAAGCTGGAAGTCTACCCCGAATTTGCTGCGCATCTTGGATACAATGGCATCCAAATGCTGTTCACCAAGGCCGGTGATCACCTGCTGGCGTGTTTCCGCATTCTGCTCAAACAGGATAGTGGGGTCTTCTTCCATCAGGCGGGCCATGCCCTGAGCGATTTTGCCTTCATCGCCTTTTTTCAGCACCTTAACCGCCATAGAAAGGGTAGCCCCCGGGAATTTGACCGGTGCAAAGCTGACCACCCGGGTGGTATCGCAGAGGGTATCCCCGGTAATGGTGTCCGAAAGCTTGGTTACAGCGCCCATGTCACCTGCTGTGATAAAGGAGGTCTCCTCCTGCTTTTTGCCCTTGAGATAAATCAGCTTACCCAGACGCTCCGGCTGGCCGGTGCGGGCATTGATGGGTGCGGTGCCGGCGGAAAGCTTGCCGGAAACCACCTTGATATACGACAGCTTGCCCACAAAGGGGTCAGCCACTGTTTTAAACACATAAGCGGAAAGGGGTGCTTCGTCGGTGCACTCAATCTCCACAGGCTTGCCGCCTTCATCTATGGCGGTCTCAGAAGCACTTTCCCATGCGGAGGGGAGATGATCCACAATGGAATCTAATAGCATATCAATACCGGCCAGAGTGGTGCCGGAGCCGCACAGAACCGGGGTGATGGAGCCGTGCTTTACCCCGTTGTGGATACCGGCAATGATTTCATCCCGGGTGAAGGGCTCGCCGGAAAAATACTTTTCAAAGAGAGATTCATCGGTCTCGGCAACTGCCTCGGAAATAGCGGAGGTCAGGCCTTCCAGACGGTGGCCAAAATCCGGCATGGGGATTTCGTGGGGCTCGCCCTTTTCATCGTAGCGGTAGCACTTGTTTTCCACCAGATTGATATAGGCCTCCACTGTGCCGTCCTTTTCGTAGGGAACCACCAGCGGGCAGACCGAAGGCCCGAAAGCGGCCTTGAGGCCCTCCAATGTTTTATAGAAGTTGCTGTGCTCGGCATCCAGCTTGGTTACATAAAACATGCGGGCCTTGCCCATATCCACAGCCAGACGATAAGCCTTTTCGGTGCCCACTGCCACACCGGATTTACCGGAAACCGTGATAATCACGCTTTCCACTGCCCGAACACCTTCATACATGCCGCCGGCAAAATCAAAAAGGCCGGGGGTATCCAGCAGATTTATTTTCACGCTTCCCCATGTGAAAGGATACATCGAGGATGAAATGGAAACCTGACGCTTAATTTCCTCCGGATCAAAATCAAAGGTGGTGTTGCCGTCTGCGATTTTTCCCAGGCGATCCAGCTCGCCCGCCTTGAACAGAAGGGCCTCGGCCAGCGATGTCTTACCGCTTCCTCCGTGGCCCGCCAACGCAACGTTTCGGATTTTACCCGCTAAATACTGTCTCATACCTGGTGATCTCCTTTCAATTTTCCCATGGGGGAGTCGGGGATATTTTAATGAACTTTTATTTCCCTATGCCATGCTTTAAGAACATTTTTCTTTTGAGCCGGAAGGATTTTCCACATCCTGTATATCCATAAGCGCAAAAGGGTAATATTGTTCATATGCCACAAGCATAAAAAAATATATCAATATAAATTATAACATATATCCAAATAGAAACAAGCCAATATTATGTAAATTTGAGAGACTATAAGCCCCTGAGCTGTAGAATTACCATCTGCATGGTTGTGAAATTTAAACAAAAGTGAAGGTTTCTTCACAAAAACATGTCGAAATGGTCAACTTTTGTTTGGTATAATATAAACAGCTTTCAACTCTTGGGAAAAAGCGTGTGGAAATTTATTGAGCAAAGGGGACCGTTTTTTCTCTGGCGAAAGGCAACACCTCTTTTGCAAAAGGCCAAAGAAAATAATAGGCTGGGGCATCTTTCACGGGTGGAAGAATTGACATGCACTGTGTTTTGTTTTACTATTAACAGGGTGGAGCTTTCCCTTTAAAATGGGGAGGAGAACACTCTTTGCAAATGACCTCAGAGAGGAGGGAAGCCCGGGTGTACCCAAAGCTTTTAGGCCTGCTGCTGGTGATGCTTCTGGCAACCTCCTGCAGCGGTGTTCTTCTGGATACCCAAGAGCTGCTTCAAGCCCCCAAGCTGAACCAAAAACAGGCCAGCGTTTATGAAGCGCTGGAGCAGACACTGGATACCAAAAACATTGTTTATAAATACCCGGAATCCGGTGAATACCATTCCTCCTTTGTGTTTTTCGATTTGGATGGAGATGGCTCCCAGGAGGCCATTGTCTTTTATGCGCTGCTCAGCGAACCCTCGGATATCCGGGTCAAGGTGCTCAGCAGCAAAGAGGGCACCTGGGGCTCGGTGTATGATTTTGCCGGAGCCGGTGATACAGTGGATTTTCTTCGGTTTGCCCGGCTTTCTTCTCAGAATTCCTACAACATGGTGATCGGTTGGAAAAACGGCCGCCAGAAAGCCAAGTCTCTGTCGGTCTATACCTTTGAAGAAGAGGGGCTGCAGGAGGAAAAAAACTATCCCTATCAGTTCCATACCATCGGCAGCTTTTTGCCGGGAGGCCTTGAGCAGATTGTGCTGGTGGGCAAGAATTCCGGCCCCGATCCTTATTCTGCTACTCTGCTTCGGTATGTCTCCGGGCGGATCAGTGAGGCGGGCTTGGTGGATTTGAGCAGCGATACCACCGATATTTTGGCCCTTTCCACCGGCCGCCTGCCGGATGGGGCTATGGGGCTGTATATTGATGAATCCTTTACAGGCACAATTTCGGCCACTGAGATTTTTCGCATTTCGGCGCAGGCTCTGGAGCCTATCGCTGCCGACAGTAACGAAACATGGGATCTTTACGCCCAGACCTTCCGGGATCGGGAGGAGATCTGCCGGGATTTCGACCAAAACGGAGTTATGGAAATACCGATGCCTTTCGCCCAAGCTGGGGTATCCTCGTCGGAGGATTACAGCCCAAAAATTCTTCGCTATATGAAGCTGGCTGGTGGGAAATTGGCTCCCGCCTATACCTTGGCACTCAATGAGGATGCAGGCTATGCCCTCTTTCTCCCGGAGGAATGGGTGGAAGCGGTGACAATACAGCGGCAGGCTGTTAACAAGGAGAGCCGTATCTACCAGACCGACCCGGAAACGGGGGATATTCGCCGGGAGCTGCTTCGCATCCGGGTTTATTCCTCCAAGGATGTGCAGGATAAGTTTGTTCAAGAAGAGTATTTTCTGCTTGGAACCAAAGGCTTTTTCAACTACTGGGGCTATATCCCCCCCTATGAGGGGAGCGACCCGGCTGTGAAAACAAAAGAGGAAATTCGGCAAATGTTCCTGCTCCTTTAATCCCCGAGGCGTCCTTTCTAGCCTGAATAAACCGGAACTGATGAAATGAGGTGTCAGCATGAAAAGAATACTGGTGGTGGAGGATGAGGATGTCATCCGTGATTTTGTGGTCATCAATCTCAAGCGTGTAGGCTATGAGGTGGTGGATGTAGCCAACGGAGAGGAGGCCCTTGAGGTTTTCTTCGGCTGCAACGGCGACTTTGATGTGGCTCTGCTGGATATTATGATGCCGGGTATTGATGGCTTTGAGGTTTGCCGTGAGTTGCGGAAGTTTTCCTCCTTTATCGGCATCATCATGCTTTCTGCCAAAACACAGGAAATGGATAAGGTCAGCGGCCTGATGCAAGGCGCCGATGATTATATCACCAAGCCCTTTAGCCCCACCGAGCTGGTGGCTCGAGTGGATGCGGTTTACCGGCGGGTTTCCATGGCTAAAAACGGGGATGAACCGGTGGCGCAGATTGTTTCGGGGGATTTTCGCCTGAATCTTAAAAGCCGCTCTCTCACCAAGCGCAACAAGCCCATCGACCTGACACAGGTGGAGTTCCAGATCATGGAGTATTTCATGGGTCACCCCAACGAGGCGCTGGAGCGCTCCTCCATCCTTAGCCATGTGTGGGGGGAGAACTATTTCGGTGATGTGAAGATCGTGGATGTGAACATCCGCCGCCTGCGTATGAAAATCGAAGATGACCCTTCCAGCCCCCGGCATATCCTGACCATCTGGGGCTTTGGCTACAAATGGGTTGACTAAAGACCCGGCAAACCCAAGAAGTGTTTGTCTTTATGGGGGTATCCAATACCCCCATAAGCCCCCGGTTTCGCCTCTGTTTTCAGGGGTGGGTTAAGGGAATCTTGGGCTAAATGAATTTGCCTGCGAAGAATTACGAAAACAAGGACGTTTGCACAGCGCCGCTTCTTTAAAAAGAATGTGGTGCTGGGCGTTTCAAGAAGGGAGGCCGCAGGCCTTGGCTGTGAAAAGAATAACCAAGCGGTGGCTTCTCAACAATTTTGGTGTAATCATTGTGATTATTCTGGCTGTGGTGGCTGTCTCCGGGTATGTGATTTACACCTACTATTACGACTATGTGCGGCAGGCCATTGTTTCTCGCTCCAATGTGGCCCAGTCTATCTTTATGAGCTATTCGGAGGATTCCTCCACCGGGTTTGTCACCCAGATTCAGAGCTATGTTTCCGGCTTTGCCGATAAGGCGGAAATGGAAATGATGGCGCTGGATTCGGAGGGCAACATCTTTGTTACTTCCAGCGGCTTTGAGCCGGATGAAAAATCCTTTCTGCCCGATTATTACTCCGCTCTTTCCAGCCCCGACCGGGTGGGGCGCTATGTGGGAACCATCAGCGGCCAGCGGGTTATGGCCATGACCTTTTTCTCAGAGGAAAGCGTTCCCCAGCGGTATGCCCTGCGGTTTGTGGTGGCTCTTTCGGCGGTTGACCGCCAGATTGCCATGCTCACAGGCGGGGTTGCGGCGCTGGGTGTATCGGTTATTCTGCTGGTGGTGTTTTCAAGCTCTTATTTTATCAACTCCATCGTGAACCCGGTGGGTGAGATCGGCAACACGGCCCGGCGCATCGCCCAAGGGGATTTCGCCGCAAGGCTGAAAAAGAAAACCAACGATGAGATCGGCGAGCTTTGCGACATTATCAACTATATGGCCGAGGAGCTGGATAATTCCGAAAAAATAAAAAACGAGTTTATTTCTTCAGTCTCCCATGAGCTGCGAACCCCGCTGACTGCTATACAGGGCTGGGCGGAGACCATTCTCAGCGATGGCGGGCAGGATAAAGACACTCTCACCAAAGGGATGGGCATTATTATTGGGGAAACCTCCCGCCTTTCCTCCATGGTGGAGGAGCTGCTGGATTTCTCCCGTATGGCCAGTGGCCGCCTCAAGCTGATTTTGGCCAAGATTGATTTGGCCGCCGAGCTGGAAGAAGCAGTGCTCATGTATACCCAGAGGGCCCAGCGTGAGGGCATCAGCCTGAATTTTCAGGATTTGGAAGAAATCATTCTGGTGTATGGCGATAAAAACCGCCTGCGGCAGGTGTTCATCAATGTTATAGACAATGCCGTAAAATATTCCGATCCCGGCGACAGTGTCAGCATTACGGTGAACCGTACACCCAAAACGGTGACCGTTGTGGTGGCCGATACCGGCCTTGGCATAAAGCCCGAGGATTTGGAAAAAGTGAAAACCAAGTTTTACAAAGGGAACTTTACCCGGCGAGGCTCCGGTATTGGCCTTGCGGTGGCGGATGAGATTGTAACCCGCCACGGTGGCACACTGGATATTGCCTCCCGGTATGGCGAGGGCACAAGGGTGCGAATTACCCTGCCTCTTTACGACCGATCCGATGAAATTGCGCAGATTGACGATACACAACAGCAGGGATAATTCAAATTGACTTTCAAACTGTATCAAACCCGCTTTATGGCGGCAAACCAGCAATCACCCGGCGGCGGGCGAAGCAGAATAGAGGAATGGAATGAAACAACAAAACAGTCCGTTTAAAACCTCCATTGGGGGGCAGGCCCTCATAGAAGGGGTGATGATGCGTGGCCCAGAGGCCTCCGCTATGGCAGTGCGCCTGCCTGACGGCGAAATCGATGTGGAGGTCACACCTAATCAGACCGGCCAGAAATGGTATAAAAAGGCTCCCTTTATCCGGGGCGGCTTTAACATGATCGATTCCTTGATTTTTGGCTACAACTGCCTGATGAAATCCGCTTCCAAATCCGGTATGGAGGAGGAAGAGCCCAGCAAGTTCGAGACTTGGCTTTCCAAGGTGTTTGGCACCAGCATCAACAACATTGTGGCCGTGTTTGCCTTGATTCTGGGCGGTGCTCTTGCCATCGGGCTGTTTATGGTGCTCCCGGCGGTGATCACCGGCCTGTTCAGAGCCTTTTTGCCAACGCCCTTCACCCGCTCCCTTGTAGAGGGTATTATCAAGATCGCGCTTTTCCTTACTTATCTGGCGGTGGTGAGCAAAATGCCGGATATTTACCGTGTGTTTCAGTATCATGGAGCCGAACATAAAACCATTGCCTGCTACGAGGCGGGCCTTGAGCTGACCGTGGAAAACGCCCGTGTGCAGACCCGTTTTCATCCCCGCTGCGGAACCAGCTTTTTGCTGATTGTTATGGTTATTTCCATCCTGCTCTTTTCGGTGGTCACTTGGAGCAGCATCGCTATGCGTATTTTGCTCAAGCTGCTGCTTTTGCCAGTGGTGGTGGGCATTTCCTACGAAATTATCAAATTTGCCGGGCGGCACGATAATCCCTTTACCCGGGCTATTTCCGCTCCCGGCCTGTGGCTCCAGCGCCTGACCACCAACGAGCCGGATGACAGCCAGCTTGAGGTAGCCATTGCCTCTGTTCTCCCTGTTCTTCCCAAAGAGGAGGGCAGTGACCGATGGTAGAGCCTGCCAGCTATCACAGCCTTTACCGTCAGGGGCAGGTGCTTTTGGCCTCCGGGGGCTGCCAATCCTATTTGTTTGAGACAGACCAGCTTTTTTACGCCTGCTTCGGCAAGCGCCGCCACGATTTGCCCCACATCGGCCGGGAGCTTGCTCCGCCTGCACAGACAGAGCGCTTTTTGGAGCTTTGCGGCAAGCGTGCCATGGGGGAGCCTCTCCAATATCTTTTAGGGGAATGGGATTTTTATGGCCTGACCTTTTCGGTAGGCCCGGGGGTGCTGATTCCCCGCCCGGATACCGAGGTTCTGGTGGAAACCGCCGCCTCGCTGGTGGAGGAGCTGCCTACGCCGGAAATTGTGGATCTTTGCAGCGGCAGCGGCTGTGTGGCGGCAGCTCTGGCCAACCTTTTGCCTTCGCCTAAGATCACAGCGGTGGAAAGCTCGGTGGAGGCTATGGTATATTTGCAAAAGAACCTGACCCGCCACGGGCAGGGCTGCTGCACCCCGGTGCTGATGGATCTGCGGGAATACCGGCACCCCGTTCCTTTGGATTTGGTGGTGGCAAACCCGCCCTATATCCCCAGTGAGGATATAGCGGGGCTGCAAAAGGAGGTTCGCAAGGAGCCTCTTATGGCCTTGGATGGCGGCGAGACCGGGCTTGATTTTTACAACTGCATTGCCTGCGGCTATTGGGATCAG is a window from the Oscillospiraceae bacterium MB08-C2-2 genome containing:
- a CDS encoding DUF1385 domain-containing protein, with product MKQQNSPFKTSIGGQALIEGVMMRGPEASAMAVRLPDGEIDVEVTPNQTGQKWYKKAPFIRGGFNMIDSLIFGYNCLMKSASKSGMEEEEPSKFETWLSKVFGTSINNIVAVFALILGGALAIGLFMVLPAVITGLFRAFLPTPFTRSLVEGIIKIALFLTYLAVVSKMPDIYRVFQYHGAEHKTIACYEAGLELTVENARVQTRFHPRCGTSFLLIVMVISILLFSVVTWSSIAMRILLKLLLLPVVVGISYEIIKFAGRHDNPFTRAISAPGLWLQRLTTNEPDDSQLEVAIASVLPVLPKEEGSDRW
- a CDS encoding elongation factor G, whose amino-acid sequence is MRQYLAGKIRNVALAGHGGSGKTSLAEALLFKAGELDRLGKIADGNTTFDFDPEEIKRQVSISSSMYPFTWGSVKINLLDTPGLFDFAGGMYEGVRAVESVIITVSGKSGVAVGTEKAYRLAVDMGKARMFYVTKLDAEHSNFYKTLEGLKAAFGPSVCPLVVPYEKDGTVEAYINLVENKCYRYDEKGEPHEIPMPDFGHRLEGLTSAISEAVAETDESLFEKYFSGEPFTRDEIIAGIHNGVKHGSITPVLCGSGTTLAGIDMLLDSIVDHLPSAWESASETAIDEGGKPVEIECTDEAPLSAYVFKTVADPFVGKLSYIKVVSGKLSAGTAPINARTGQPERLGKLIYLKGKKQEETSFITAGDMGAVTKLSDTITGDTLCDTTRVVSFAPVKFPGATLSMAVKVLKKGDEGKIAQGMARLMEEDPTILFEQNAETRQQVITGLGEQHLDAIVSKMRSKFGVDFQLVQPRVPYRETIRKKVKVEGKHKKQTGGHGQFGHVWIEFEPCDGEGLTFEENVFGGSVPRNFFPAVEKGLQDCIKKGMIAGYPVVGLKATLLDGSYHPVDSSEMAFKMAASLAYRAGIPQASPVILEPIGNLKVYVPDSATGDIMGDLNKRRGRVLGMHPTDDGLQEIEGEVPMSEMYDFTTVLRSITQGRGFFTLQFERYEQLPANLEENVIEEAKKLFEDE
- the prmC gene encoding peptide chain release factor N(5)-glutamine methyltransferase — its product is MVEPASYHSLYRQGQVLLASGGCQSYLFETDQLFYACFGKRRHDLPHIGRELAPPAQTERFLELCGKRAMGEPLQYLLGEWDFYGLTFSVGPGVLIPRPDTEVLVETAASLVEELPTPEIVDLCSGSGCVAAALANLLPSPKITAVESSVEAMVYLQKNLTRHGQGCCTPVLMDLREYRHPVPLDLVVANPPYIPSEDIAGLQKEVRKEPLMALDGGETGLDFYNCIACGYWDQLRPGGALCVEIGIGQAELVEEILLGHDYCNIGFARDLGGIQRVVWGFRPA
- a CDS encoding response regulator transcription factor gives rise to the protein MKRILVVEDEDVIRDFVVINLKRVGYEVVDVANGEEALEVFFGCNGDFDVALLDIMMPGIDGFEVCRELRKFSSFIGIIMLSAKTQEMDKVSGLMQGADDYITKPFSPTELVARVDAVYRRVSMAKNGDEPVAQIVSGDFRLNLKSRSLTKRNKPIDLTQVEFQIMEYFMGHPNEALERSSILSHVWGENYFGDVKIVDVNIRRLRMKIEDDPSSPRHILTIWGFGYKWVD
- a CDS encoding HAMP domain-containing sensor histidine kinase, which codes for MKRITKRWLLNNFGVIIVIILAVVAVSGYVIYTYYYDYVRQAIVSRSNVAQSIFMSYSEDSSTGFVTQIQSYVSGFADKAEMEMMALDSEGNIFVTSSGFEPDEKSFLPDYYSALSSPDRVGRYVGTISGQRVMAMTFFSEESVPQRYALRFVVALSAVDRQIAMLTGGVAALGVSVILLVVFSSSYFINSIVNPVGEIGNTARRIAQGDFAARLKKKTNDEIGELCDIINYMAEELDNSEKIKNEFISSVSHELRTPLTAIQGWAETILSDGGQDKDTLTKGMGIIIGETSRLSSMVEELLDFSRMASGRLKLILAKIDLAAELEEAVLMYTQRAQREGISLNFQDLEEIILVYGDKNRLRQVFINVIDNAVKYSDPGDSVSITVNRTPKTVTVVVADTGLGIKPEDLEKVKTKFYKGNFTRRGSGIGLAVADEIVTRHGGTLDIASRYGEGTRVRITLPLYDRSDEIAQIDDTQQQG